A segment of the Dendrosporobacter quercicolus genome:
TGGCGGACTGGCAGCCGGAACTCATTGTGTTAAAGATTTCGGCAGAGGATCATGGCGGGCGAATGGCGGAAGACATTATGGATGATATTATGACCTTACGAAATATTGTTATTGAAATGGGCGTGACGATGAGGGCAATTAAACCGGCTCGCCCTGCAAAGCGGGAGTTGCAAAGCTTTGCAGAGCTTCGTTTTGAATTTGTATGAGTGAGTATGTCATTATAACGCCGGAGGATTTTATTAACCTTGGGCCTGGAACGTTATGTTTAAATTAGCCGGCGTACCGGCGACTGTGGATTGATAAGCGACCCTGGCATAGCGCAGATAACGTGATGTTACAAGTACTGTTATTTCATTCTGCGCAAGTGTATATTCGGCGCCATCGTCAACCCATTTATTGTTATCGGGACTTATTTGCATTTTAATTGTGGCGGACACGGCGGTGGCTGAGGTATTTTCTACAAAGAAAGAAAAGGTCCGCCAGGTTGCAATATCCTGGCTGATTCCGGCAAGAGC
Coding sequences within it:
- a CDS encoding DUF6385 domain-containing protein; translated protein: DGTSNQLIKTNASGQTDIRPLTIADQVTVSATDLDVRDLNSATDSITAVVSVLHAESDPIAVTTTDALAGISQDIATWRTFSFFVENTSATAVSATIKMQISPDNNKWVDDGAEYTLAQNEITVLVTSRYLRYARVAYQSTVAGTPANLNITFQAQG